TCAAATTGAGATCTAGTAATATCGATATCTAAGTGCTTAGGACCTGTCTCTGTTTGAGTAATGAATGGTAAATTAACATTTGTACTTGCTACACCTGATAATTCAATCTTAGCTTTCTCCGCAGCATCCTTTAATCTCTGTAAAGACATATTATCGTCTCTTAAATCAATACCGTGTTCTTTCTTAAACTCTTCAGCTAAGTAATCTATAATCTTTTCATCGAAATCATCACCACCTAATTTATTATCACCATTAGTAGCAACAACTTCAAATACACCGCCACCTAACTCTAGGATAGAGATATCAAAAGTTCCTCCACCTAAGTCATATACTAAAATAGTTTGATCACTATCATCATCTAATCCATAAGCTAAAGAAGCAGCAGTCGGTTCATTAATAATTCTTTCTACTTCTAAACCAGCAATCTTACCTGCATCTTTAGTTGCCTGTCTTTGAGCATCACTAAAGTAGGCTGGTACTGTAATTACAGCTTTTTTAACATCTTCTCCTAAATAATCCTCAGCATCTCTCTTTAACTTCTGCAAAATCATAGCAGAAATTTCTTGAGGAGTATGCTCTTTACCATTTAATTCTTCACTATGGTCAGTTCCCATATGTCGCTTAATAGAAATAACAGTTTGATCCGGATTTGTAATAGCTTGACGCTTAGCAGGTTCACCAACTAATCTTTCACCTTTTTTAGAAAATCCAACTACAGAAGGAGTAGTTCTACTTCCTTCAGCATTAGGAATAACTGTTGGCTCTCCACCTTCCACGACAGCTACACATGAATTAGTAGTTCCTAAATCAATTCCAATTATTTTACTCATACTAAATCATCCCCCTTATTTAAATGTCTGTATAAAAATATATATTAAACACAAAGTAAAAAACGAATTATTTTACATTCTATAATATATGAAGTCCATTCACTTTATGTGATTACCACTATTACACCCAAAATTTTAGATGTTATTTAGCTACTTTTACCATCGATGCTCTTAAGACTTGATCGTTGAATATATAACCTTTTTGTAATTCCTCAGTGATAATTCCTGATTCATATTCATCACTTTCTACCTGCATTACCGCTTCGTGAATTTTAGGATCGAATTCATCACCGACTGTTGGAATAACCTTTAATCCTTCTTCTTTTAAAACCTTAGTTAACTGTCTAGACACCATCTCTACTCCTTCTAAAAATCCAGTTAAGTCCTGATTATCCTTAGAAGAAGAAAGGGCTCTTTCGAAGTTATCTAAAACCGGCAATAACTCGTTGACTAATTCTTTAGTTGCATTTGATTTAAGTCTTTCTTTTTCTCTTCTAACTCTCTTTTTGTAATTTGAAAATTCAGCCTGTGATCTCTGAAGTCTATCTATGTATTTCTGTTTTTCTAATTCACTCCTTTCTAATTCTTCTTGTAATTCAATAAAGTTTTCTTCAGTAATTTCAACTTCTATTTTATTATCCTCATCATCATTAATTTTTTCTTGATCTTTTTCTTCTTGTTCTCTTTCTAATGCTTCTTTCTCTAAATCATTTTTTTCTTTACTAATAGCCATTAGCTATCATCACCACCTACTTAACTTATTTATTTTTATCAGTTAGCATACTACTTAAGACTTGAGCCATCATCTTAACAATAGAAACTACATTGGAATAATCCATCCTTGTAGGACCTAAAA
The sequence above is a segment of the Selenihalanaerobacter shriftii genome. Coding sequences within it:
- the grpE gene encoding nucleotide exchange factor GrpE — translated: MAISKEKNDLEKEALEREQEEKDQEKINDDEDNKIEVEITEENFIELQEELERSELEKQKYIDRLQRSQAEFSNYKKRVRREKERLKSNATKELVNELLPVLDNFERALSSSKDNQDLTGFLEGVEMVSRQLTKVLKEEGLKVIPTVGDEFDPKIHEAVMQVESDEYESGIITEELQKGYIFNDQVLRASMVKVAK